In the Acidobacteriota bacterium genome, one interval contains:
- a CDS encoding ABC transporter permease yields the protein MTNLRLNALGKSGISLKPHLWLIHLIGIIVPRRLRADWRQEWEAELHFREMLLSEWDNLNWQTKLDLLRRSLGAFWDALLLQPYRLEDEMFQDVRYGLRMLLKKPSFTVIAVLTLALGIGACTAIFSVVDAVLLRPLPYPQAENLLSLREVDAQGRQITFAARNFQDVAERNQTLVATAQYNTQITTVLGGSEPVRTSVTFVSRDFFKVLGTQPAVGRSFLPEENQIGGNPVAVVSAGFWKKLLNRQSDLSATSLRIDNTNYTVVGVMPDEFNFPKDAEIWLPAEVEPFNSSRTSHGWRVIGRLNEGISLAQARLDLSTIGKQLRQENDGKIDLVDLAAMPLQEALVGSSSSTLLVMLAAVGVLMLIACANVANLLLAQITTRQHEFDVRAALGATRWRLARQFITESLMLAALAGSFGVLLSFWGVQALLSLNQDNLPRAEEIGINTRALVFTLALSTLAAVGLGLVPLLRFGGSDLHAGLKEAGRGKTANAASHRLRSLLVVTQVALTLVLLVGAGLLGKSFLKLLSIDPGFRTDNAVAMEISVPVQGGANDAQTRAYFYQQLLERVSSLPGVTAAGGINGLPMTGGAPNGQFLIDNNPDLKGYGELRIATPGYFKAMGIQLLRGRLLADSDGSDTQHVALISESLARQYWPNEEPLGKHLQYGNMDGDRRLLQIVGVVSDVREFGLDANPRPTVYAHYLQRPRQAWNFTIVSRTTGDPSALIPAMQSTLQSLNRDVPMKFRTLAQIFSSSLDNRRFSLVLFGVFAVVALLLAALGIYGVTSYAVTQRTPELGLRLALGAQGRDVLRLVIGQGMKAVLAGCVIGLAGAVAVMRLIAHLLFEMSATDPLTFATIVVVLLLVALTACWIPARRAMKVDPMVALRHE from the coding sequence ATGACTAATTTGAGATTGAACGCATTAGGTAAAAGTGGAATTTCGCTGAAGCCGCATCTGTGGCTCATTCATTTGATTGGCATCATCGTGCCGCGCCGACTGCGCGCCGATTGGCGACAGGAGTGGGAAGCCGAACTGCATTTTCGCGAGATGTTGCTTAGCGAGTGGGATAACTTGAATTGGCAAACCAAACTCGATTTACTGCGGCGCAGTCTCGGCGCATTTTGGGATGCGCTGCTTTTGCAACCCTACAGATTGGAGGATGAAATGTTTCAAGATGTGCGTTACGGACTGAGAATGCTATTGAAGAAGCCGAGCTTTACGGTGATTGCGGTTTTAACTCTGGCGCTTGGCATTGGCGCTTGCACGGCAATCTTCAGCGTCGTTGATGCAGTGCTGCTTCGTCCATTGCCTTATCCGCAAGCGGAAAATCTTTTGAGCCTCAGAGAGGTCGATGCGCAGGGGCGACAAATCACTTTTGCGGCGCGAAATTTTCAGGATGTTGCAGAGCGCAATCAAACGCTTGTTGCAACCGCTCAATACAACACGCAAATTACCACAGTCCTTGGCGGCAGCGAACCTGTGCGCACATCGGTAACCTTTGTGTCGCGCGACTTCTTTAAAGTGCTTGGCACTCAGCCCGCCGTCGGACGCAGTTTTTTGCCTGAAGAAAATCAAATTGGCGGCAATCCTGTCGCCGTTGTGAGCGCCGGGTTCTGGAAAAAATTACTGAACCGCCAGAGTGATTTGTCGGCAACAAGCTTACGCATTGATAACACCAATTACACTGTCGTTGGGGTGATGCCGGACGAATTCAACTTTCCGAAAGACGCCGAAATCTGGTTGCCCGCCGAAGTGGAACCTTTCAATTCATCGCGCACCTCGCACGGATGGCGAGTGATTGGGCGTCTCAATGAAGGCATTTCACTTGCGCAGGCTCGCCTGGACCTCAGCACCATTGGCAAACAACTGCGACAGGAAAACGATGGAAAAATCGATTTGGTTGACCTTGCGGCGATGCCTTTGCAGGAAGCCCTGGTCGGTTCATCAAGCAGTACGTTGTTAGTGATGTTGGCGGCGGTCGGCGTGCTGATGCTGATTGCCTGCGCCAATGTGGCGAACCTCTTGCTCGCGCAAATCACCACCCGCCAGCATGAATTCGATGTGCGGGCGGCGCTTGGCGCAACCCGCTGGCGACTGGCGCGGCAATTCATAACCGAAAGTTTGATGCTTGCGGCGCTCGCCGGCAGTTTCGGGGTGTTGCTTTCCTTCTGGGGCGTGCAAGCATTACTGAGTCTCAATCAGGATAATTTGCCGCGCGCCGAAGAAATCGGCATCAATACCCGCGCCCTGGTATTTACATTGGCGCTTTCAACGCTGGCTGCCGTCGGGTTGGGACTGGTGCCGTTGTTGCGTTTTGGCGGGAGCGATTTACACGCCGGTTTGAAAGAAGCCGGGCGCGGGAAAACCGCCAATGCCGCGAGCCATCGTCTGCGCAGCTTGCTGGTGGTGACGCAAGTCGCTTTGACTTTAGTGCTGCTGGTGGGCGCGGGGCTTCTGGGTAAAAGCTTTTTGAAATTGCTCAGCATCGATCCGGGCTTTCGTACCGATAATGCAGTGGCGATGGAAATATCCGTGCCGGTACAGGGTGGCGCGAATGATGCGCAAACCCGCGCCTATTTCTATCAACAACTGCTTGAACGGGTGTCAAGTCTACCGGGGGTTACGGCGGCAGGCGGCATCAATGGATTGCCGATGACCGGCGGCGCTCCCAACGGGCAGTTTTTAATTGATAACAATCCGGACTTGAAAGGCTATGGCGAATTGCGCATTGCCACACCCGGCTATTTCAAAGCGATGGGCATTCAATTGCTGCGCGGGCGCTTGCTCGCCGATAGCGATGGCTCCGATACCCAACACGTCGCGCTCATCAGTGAATCACTGGCGCGTCAGTATTGGCCTAATGAAGAGCCGCTCGGCAAACACCTGCAATATGGCAATATGGATGGCGACCGGCGTTTGCTGCAAATTGTCGGCGTGGTCAGTGATGTGCGCGAATTCGGACTCGACGCCAACCCGCGACCGACGGTTTATGCGCATTATCTGCAACGTCCGCGTCAAGCCTGGAACTTCACGATTGTCTCGCGCACCACTGGCGACCCCAGCGCCTTGATTCCTGCCATGCAATCCACTTTGCAATCTTTGAATCGCGATGTGCCGATGAAATTCCGCACCCTGGCACAAATTTTCTCTTCATCGCTCGACAATCGCCGTTTCAGTCTGGTGCTGTTTGGGGTGTTTGCCGTTGTTGCCTTGCTGCTTGCGGCGCTTGGCATTTACGGCGTGACCTCGTATGCCGTCACTCAGCGCACCCCTGAACTCGGTTTACGCCTGGCGCTTGGCGCGCAAGGTCGCGATGTTTTGCGACTGGTCATCGGGCAGGGGATGAAAGCCGTGCTTGCCGGATGCGTTATCGGTTTAGCGGGGGCGGTAGCGGTGATGCGATTGATAGCCCATCTGCTTTTTGAAATGAGCGCCACCGACCCGCTGACCTTTGCAACGATTGTCGTGGTTTTATTGTTAGTGGCGCTCACTGCCTGCTGGATACCGGCGCGCCGCGCCATGAAAGTTGACCCGATGGTGGCGCTCAGGCACGAATGA
- a CDS encoding ABC transporter permease, with the protein MSSSKRFVRRFANPARGLIYLIGIIVPQGLRRDWRQEWEAELQHREMMLSEWDNLNWRNKGELLKRSLGAFRDALLLQPQRLEDEMFQDVRFGVRRLLKTPGFTLIAVLTLALGIGATTAIFSVVNTVLLRPLPFKEPDRLVMVRETKFPQFSEFAVSPANFLDWQQQNTVFEQLVGVRPVTVNLTGTGDPERLNGATLTDGFGALLGVTPQLGRDFLSEENQVGRNNVVLLSHNLWQRRFGGEPDIINQKIILDGQPYTVVGVMPAGFKFLEWQSELWIPLAFTPQQAQNRGGHNISLVVGRLKPDITHEMARVEMSALASRLEMQYPEVNAGWNVILMPLLDATVRTIKPALLLLLAAVAFVLVIACVNVANLLLAKAAVRQREIAIRTALGAGRFRIIRQLLTESVLLAIVGGTAGLLLANWGLQLLLQLAPQDLPRVANVSLDARVLAFSAVITLLTGILFGLVPALHASKPNLQEPMKDASRGLTAGGNRQRMRSSLVVVEIAAALVLLVGAGLMLKSFWRLLQVDPGFAPEQALTMTVALPQNKYGDGTRQTAFFQQLLDNVKALPGVESVGAASHIPLDGNDSVVSYEVKGQPPAPPGSFTSANYFIIEGDYFGAMGIPLRKGRVFSEHDTKDAPLVVMINETFARKNFPDENPIGKSLNFDSADNPVYREIIGVVGDVKYYGLDREATQQLYFPASQEPERKMTLVARTAGDPLALTTAIRNQVHHLDKNQPVSDIKTLAQLVSTSIVSQRFSIWLLGIFATVALVLAAVGIYGVLSYVVAQRTHEIGIRMALGAGRREVFRLVVGHGMQLTMIGVVAGLSVAFVLTRLMATLLFNVSATDPLTYTLIGLLLVVVALLACYIPARRATRVDPLVALRHE; encoded by the coding sequence ATGTCATCCAGCAAGCGCTTTGTCAGGAGATTTGCAAACCCTGCGCGGGGACTCATCTACCTGATTGGCATCATCGTGCCGCAAGGTTTGCGCAGAGACTGGCGACAGGAATGGGAAGCCGAGTTGCAGCATCGCGAAATGATGCTTAGCGAGTGGGACAACTTGAATTGGCGCAATAAAGGCGAATTGCTCAAACGTTCACTGGGCGCTTTTCGTGATGCGTTGCTTCTGCAACCTCAGCGATTGGAGGACGAGATGTTTCAGGATGTGCGATTCGGTGTGCGAAGGCTTTTGAAAACTCCGGGCTTCACCTTGATTGCGGTGTTGACGCTCGCGCTTGGCATCGGTGCCACGACAGCGATTTTCAGCGTGGTCAATACGGTGCTACTCAGACCCTTACCGTTTAAAGAACCGGATAGACTGGTGATGGTTCGCGAAACCAAGTTTCCGCAATTTTCGGAATTTGCCGTCTCGCCTGCGAATTTCCTTGATTGGCAACAGCAAAACACCGTGTTTGAACAACTGGTCGGCGTTCGCCCCGTAACGGTGAATCTGACCGGCACGGGCGACCCTGAGCGGTTGAATGGCGCTACGCTTACAGATGGATTTGGTGCGCTGCTTGGTGTCACGCCTCAACTCGGTCGGGATTTTCTGTCCGAAGAAAATCAAGTGGGGCGCAACAACGTCGTGTTATTGAGTCATAACCTCTGGCAGCGACGCTTTGGTGGTGAGCCTGACATTATCAATCAGAAGATTATCCTTGATGGTCAACCTTACACAGTCGTTGGCGTGATGCCCGCAGGGTTTAAATTTCTGGAATGGCAAAGCGAACTTTGGATACCGCTCGCTTTCACGCCGCAACAGGCGCAAAATCGCGGCGGGCATAATATCAGTCTGGTGGTCGGACGACTCAAACCCGACATTACACACGAAATGGCGCGTGTGGAAATGAGCGCGCTGGCGAGCCGCTTGGAGATGCAATACCCGGAAGTCAACGCCGGTTGGAATGTGATACTCATGCCGCTGCTGGACGCAACGGTGAGAACCATCAAGCCCGCGTTGCTCCTGTTACTGGCAGCGGTTGCTTTTGTGCTGGTGATTGCCTGCGTCAACGTTGCCAATTTGTTACTCGCCAAAGCTGCTGTCCGGCAAAGAGAAATTGCCATTCGCACGGCACTCGGCGCCGGACGTTTTCGCATCATTCGACAGTTGTTGACCGAAAGCGTCCTGCTTGCCATAGTGGGTGGCACTGCCGGTTTGTTACTAGCCAACTGGGGACTACAGTTATTATTGCAACTTGCCCCACAAGACTTGCCGCGGGTCGCCAATGTTTCACTCGACGCTCGCGTACTCGCGTTCTCCGCAGTAATCACCTTGTTGACCGGCATCCTGTTCGGTCTGGTTCCCGCTCTGCACGCTTCAAAACCGAATCTACAGGAACCCATGAAAGATGCCAGTCGTGGTCTGACTGCTGGCGGCAATCGCCAGCGCATGCGCAGTTCGTTGGTAGTTGTTGAAATCGCCGCCGCGCTGGTCTTGCTGGTGGGCGCTGGATTGATGCTGAAAAGCTTCTGGCGCTTATTGCAGGTCGATCCGGGCTTTGCGCCTGAGCAGGCACTGACGATGACCGTGGCATTGCCGCAGAACAAGTATGGCGATGGAACTCGGCAGACGGCGTTCTTTCAACAGCTTCTGGACAACGTGAAAGCACTGCCGGGAGTCGAGTCGGTAGGCGCGGCTTCGCATATACCACTTGACGGCAATGATTCCGTGGTCAGTTATGAGGTCAAAGGGCAACCGCCCGCGCCGCCCGGCAGTTTTACCAGCGCCAACTACTTTATTATCGAAGGTGATTATTTTGGGGCGATGGGGATACCACTGCGCAAAGGACGAGTCTTTAGTGAGCACGACACCAAGGATGCGCCTTTGGTTGTCATGATTAATGAAACCTTTGCGCGAAAGAATTTTCCTGATGAAAACCCCATCGGCAAAAGCCTCAATTTCGATAGTGCAGATAATCCGGTTTACCGCGAAATCATCGGCGTGGTCGGTGATGTGAAGTATTACGGGCTTGATAGAGAAGCCACCCAACAACTCTATTTTCCCGCCTCGCAGGAACCCGAACGCAAGATGACACTGGTTGCGCGCACAGCGGGCGACCCCCTTGCACTGACCACAGCGATTCGCAATCAAGTCCATCATCTCGATAAAAACCAGCCGGTTTCCGACATCAAAACGCTTGCGCAGTTGGTTTCAACTTCTATCGTGTCGCAGCGTTTTTCAATATGGTTGCTCGGCATCTTCGCAACAGTGGCGTTGGTGCTGGCAGCGGTCGGCATTTACGGTGTGCTGAGTTATGTAGTCGCTCAACGAACCCATGAAATCGGTATACGCATGGCGCTCGGCGCGGGGCGACGCGAAGTGTTCCGCTTAGTTGTTGGACACGGAATGCAATTGACAATGATTGGCGTCGTAGCGGGACTCAGCGTCGCGTTTGTGCTAACGCGCTTGATGGCGACCTTATTGTTCAACGTCAGTGCCACCGATCCGCTGACTTATACGCTTATCGGGTTGTTGTTAGTAGTTGTGGCTTTGCTGGCTTGTTATATCCCTGCGCGCCGCGCCACCAGAGTTGACCCGCTAGTGGCGCTCAGGCACGAATGA
- a CDS encoding ABC transporter permease, with translation MQQDEASKLKAHLWLIHLIGIIVPRRLRADWRQEWEAELRFREMLLSEWDNLNWQTKLDLLRRSLGAFWDALVLQPRRLEDEMFQDLRFGVRMMLKNPGFTFITVLTLSLGIGANTAIFSLVNRVLIQPLPYAQPDQLVRVTEAYPKGAIVALQEHSRTMAIAAYTTDSEFNLTGQGEAARLVGSRVSANLFTLLGAQARLGRTFSGGEDLPERDNIVILSHWLWQNKFDGAETIIGRPIMIDGVARQVVGIMPPEFSFPSPKVQMWLPVRFDSRDRGEYWEFGWMSLIGRLHPGVTPEQAHSELHTLIADIIPRFPYLVPPDWNATSTVISLQEDLTRDLRGKLLLLLAAVICVLLIACANVASLLLARVATRQREMAVRAALGAGRGRLVRQLLTESVLLAFIGGGLGLVLATSSLSILKSVLPSDNFLLAAAAIDWQVFAYVAALAILTGLVFGVAPALSAARLDLSSALKTRGTHHTGLVGARLRSILIVGEVTLAVALVIGAGLLIKSLWRLSQENPGFRPEQVVAMRVYPPQSPMQERAAYLALYDELLRRARNINGVDEVAAASTTPLSSELPFLPVEVEGHMLIPGQRTAPLFWAGAITPDYFKTLNIPLLSGRAFAEADSEKAEPVVMVSAATAKQYWHGENPIGKHIRIVWEAQQRTIIGVVGDVRQYDMAGKSPEFIEGTFYMPYSQSTNLNRQLPTALTLILRTTTTASQVAGELRNLALSVNPDLPVSDVYLLESAVAASVAPSRSLMWLFTGFGALALLLAAIGAYGVVSYATTQRTFEIGVRMAFGATPRRVFGLVLSQSFKLVLTGLILGMLASFMLTRLMEGFLYGVTVADPLTFIGVGFLLLAVALLAGYVPARRAARVDPLIALQHE, from the coding sequence ATGCAGCAGGACGAGGCGTCAAAATTGAAAGCTCATCTGTGGCTCATTCATTTGATTGGCATCATCGTGCCGCGAAGACTGCGCGCCGATTGGCGACAGGAATGGGAAGCCGAACTGCGTTTTCGCGAGATGTTGCTTAGCGAGTGGGATAACTTGAATTGGCAAACCAAACTCGATTTACTGCGGCGCAGTCTCGGCGCATTTTGGGATGCGCTGGTTTTACAGCCGCGCAGACTGGAGGATGAAATGTTTCAGGATTTGCGATTCGGTGTGCGAATGATGCTCAAGAATCCGGGGTTCACTTTTATAACCGTGCTGACGCTCAGTTTAGGCATCGGCGCCAATACCGCAATTTTCAGCCTCGTCAATCGCGTACTCATTCAACCGTTGCCTTATGCGCAACCCGACCAACTCGTCCGCGTGACTGAGGCTTATCCGAAAGGCGCAATTGTCGCTTTGCAAGAACACAGTCGAACGATGGCTATCGCCGCCTACACCACCGACTCCGAGTTCAACCTGACGGGGCAAGGCGAGGCGGCGCGTCTGGTCGGCAGCCGGGTTTCAGCCAATCTTTTTACTCTGCTTGGCGCTCAAGCGAGACTGGGGCGCACCTTTTCAGGCGGAGAAGACCTGCCGGAACGCGACAACATTGTCATCCTCAGCCATTGGTTGTGGCAGAATAAATTCGACGGCGCTGAAACCATCATTGGTCGCCCGATTATGATTGACGGCGTGGCGCGGCAAGTGGTTGGCATTATGCCGCCGGAATTTAGTTTTCCCTCGCCCAAGGTGCAGATGTGGTTGCCTGTGCGCTTCGATTCGCGCGATAGAGGCGAGTATTGGGAGTTTGGCTGGATGTCTTTGATTGGGCGCTTGCACCCGGGAGTAACGCCCGAACAGGCGCACAGTGAACTGCACACCTTGATTGCCGACATCATTCCCCGCTTTCCATACCTTGTCCCTCCCGATTGGAATGCAACATCAACGGTCATTTCGTTGCAGGAAGATTTAACCCGCGACCTGCGTGGCAAACTGCTTTTGCTGCTTGCCGCCGTGATTTGTGTTCTGCTGATTGCCTGTGCCAATGTCGCGAGCCTGTTGCTTGCCAGAGTTGCAACGCGGCAAAGAGAGATGGCGGTGCGGGCTGCGCTGGGGGCTGGGCGCGGACGCCTTGTGCGACAACTGTTGACGGAAAGTGTGCTGCTGGCGTTTATCGGAGGCGGTCTGGGGTTGGTTTTAGCGACAAGCAGTTTGTCAATCCTGAAATCGGTGTTGCCGTCGGACAATTTCTTATTGGCAGCCGCCGCGATTGACTGGCAGGTCTTTGCCTATGTTGCCGCGCTTGCCATTCTGACCGGATTGGTATTCGGAGTGGCACCGGCACTGAGCGCCGCGCGACTGGATTTATCAAGCGCGCTGAAAACGCGAGGCACACACCATACAGGGCTTGTCGGTGCCCGTTTGCGCAGCATCTTGATTGTTGGTGAAGTCACGCTTGCCGTGGCGCTGGTCATCGGTGCCGGATTGTTGATTAAAAGTTTATGGCGTTTATCTCAGGAAAATCCCGGATTTCGCCCTGAGCAAGTGGTCGCCATGCGTGTCTATCCTCCGCAGTCACCAATGCAGGAACGCGCGGCTTACCTCGCACTGTATGACGAACTCCTACGCCGCGCGCGCAATATCAATGGGGTGGACGAAGTAGCTGCTGCCAGTACCACACCGCTTTCGAGTGAACTGCCGTTTCTGCCGGTTGAGGTCGAAGGTCACATGCTCATTCCGGGACAGCGCACGGCACCGCTCTTCTGGGCAGGAGCCATTACGCCCGACTACTTCAAAACGCTTAACATTCCACTGCTATCGGGGAGGGCATTCGCTGAAGCCGATAGCGAAAAAGCTGAACCGGTGGTGATGGTGAGCGCCGCAACTGCCAAACAATACTGGCACGGCGAAAACCCTATCGGCAAACACATCCGCATTGTCTGGGAAGCCCAGCAGCGCACCATCATCGGCGTGGTGGGTGATGTGCGTCAATATGATATGGCAGGTAAATCGCCGGAATTTATCGAGGGAACTTTTTATATGCCTTATTCGCAATCGACCAATCTGAATCGGCAATTGCCTACAGCCCTGACGCTGATCCTGCGCACAACAACGACTGCTTCGCAAGTTGCCGGTGAGTTGCGAAACCTGGCGTTAAGCGTAAATCCCGATTTGCCGGTCAGTGATGTCTATTTGCTCGAATCGGCGGTTGCCGCGTCGGTCGCGCCATCACGTTCATTGATGTGGCTCTTTACCGGTTTCGGAGCACTGGCACTGCTGCTTGCAGCTATCGGCGCTTATGGGGTTGTTTCGTATGCCACCACCCAACGAACCTTTGAGATTGGTGTGCGCATGGCGTTTGGCGCAACGCCGCGTCGGGTTTTCGGTTTGGTGTTAAGCCAGAGTTTCAAACTGGTGCTTACGGGCTTGATACTGGGAATGCTGGCTTCGTTCATGTTGACTCGTTTGATGGAAGGGTTTCTTTATGGCGTCACGGTTGCCGACCCCTTAACGTTTATAGGTGTCGGTTTTCTGCTCCTGGCGGTCGCTTTACTGGCTGGCTATGTTCCGGCGCGCCGCGCCGCGCGCGTTGACCCATTAATTGCTTTGCAGCACGAGTGA
- a CDS encoding ABC transporter permease, which produces MNALGKSGISLKPHLWLIHLIGVIVPRRLRADWRQEWEAELRFREMLLSEWDNLNWQTKLDLLRRSLGAFWDALLLQPQRLEDEMFQDLRFGVRMLLKKPGFTAAIVLTLSLGIGANAALFSVVNGVLLNPLPYPQPEQLVTLHQSKPNFATGAIPYPNFRDWQRLNQTFAAMAISRGANFSLIGTGEAERVSGRRVSANFFSVLGVEPVMGRNFEAREDERGTAPVVLISAELWQRKFSAAPDVTGKSLTLDDQSYTIVGVLPAGFTLYRGTDVYVPIGQWENPALQNRSAALGLHGIGRLKPDVTLAQAQADMDGVMRNLAEAYPDANRGNGAAIIPLKDRLVGAVRPILWTLLGAVGFVLLIACANVSNLLLARSTGRTREFAIRAALGAGQWRLIRQLLTESMLLGLAGGGLGLAIAAWGTKAALAALPATLPRADEIGLDGRVLLFTFAISLFTGVLAGLAPAFKARQWSLSEALKEGGRGTSGGRHRAQAMLVAVEMALALVLLIGAGLMIRSLNALWSVDPGFRPDNALTFNISLPPSMRSLAPEAASAALRDLSDRIASTPGIKAASLSVGASPMLSEDDRFFWLNDQPKPASTSEMHMTLTYRVEPGYLTAMGIPLKQGRFFTNQDDERAPPVVVIDEVLAAQYFPDVNPIGKRINLGDDRGALEIIGVVGHVKQWGLDGDDRETLQAQLYEPMRQLIGSPSEVSVVVRAQGVDKNPTALLDSIRQVVQAQHNQNIIFRPQTLNEVIAVSLASQRFSMTLINIFAAVALLLASIGLYGVISYLVGQRTQELGVRMALGAQRQNVLRLIINHGMKVALGGVALGLVAAFGLTQLLTEMLYRVSATDPLTFTSITLLLIAVALFACFIPAWRATKVDPMVALRHE; this is translated from the coding sequence TTGAACGCATTAGGTAAAAGTGGAATTTCGCTGAAGCCGCATCTGTGGCTCATTCATTTGATTGGTGTGATAGTGCCGCGCCGCCTGCGCGCTGATTGGCGACAGGAATGGGAAGCCGAACTGCGTTTTCGCGAGATGTTGCTTAGCGAGTGGGATAACTTGAATTGGCAAACCAAACTCGATTTACTGCGGCGCAGTCTCGGCGCATTTTGGGATGCGCTGCTTTTGCAACCTCAGAGATTGGAGGATGAAATGTTTCAAGACTTACGCTTCGGTGTGCGAATGTTACTGAAAAAGCCCGGCTTTACTGCTGCGATTGTGCTGACGCTCAGTTTAGGCATCGGCGCCAACGCGGCGCTCTTTTCAGTGGTTAATGGGGTGCTGCTTAATCCCTTGCCTTACCCGCAGCCCGAACAACTGGTGACCCTGCATCAGAGCAAACCGAATTTCGCGACCGGCGCGATACCCTATCCGAATTTTCGCGACTGGCAACGCCTGAATCAGACATTCGCGGCGATGGCGATTTCACGCGGCGCGAATTTCAGTTTGATTGGTACAGGCGAAGCCGAGCGCGTCAGCGGGCGGCGGGTGTCGGCGAATTTCTTCTCTGTGCTTGGGGTTGAACCGGTCATGGGGCGCAACTTTGAAGCGCGCGAAGATGAGCGCGGCACGGCACCTGTGGTGCTCATCAGCGCGGAACTTTGGCAGCGCAAATTCAGCGCCGCGCCGGATGTCACAGGCAAAAGCCTGACGCTCGATGATCAGAGTTACACGATTGTCGGCGTTCTGCCGGCAGGTTTTACGCTCTATCGCGGCACAGATGTCTATGTGCCGATTGGGCAGTGGGAAAATCCCGCCTTGCAAAATCGCAGCGCTGCTCTGGGATTGCATGGCATTGGTCGGCTCAAACCCGACGTGACGCTCGCGCAGGCGCAGGCAGATATGGACGGGGTGATGCGGAATCTGGCTGAGGCTTACCCGGATGCCAATCGCGGCAATGGCGCGGCGATTATCCCGCTCAAAGACCGGTTAGTCGGCGCAGTCAGACCGATTCTCTGGACGTTGCTTGGTGCGGTCGGGTTTGTCTTGCTGATTGCGTGCGCGAATGTCAGCAACCTGTTGCTGGCGCGTTCGACCGGCAGAACCCGCGAATTTGCCATTCGCGCGGCGCTTGGTGCCGGACAATGGCGGTTGATTCGGCAACTGCTGACTGAAAGTATGCTGCTGGGGTTAGCGGGCGGCGGCCTTGGGCTGGCAATTGCCGCCTGGGGTACGAAAGCCGCGCTTGCCGCGTTGCCTGCTACCTTACCGCGCGCCGATGAAATCGGTCTGGACGGGCGCGTGCTGCTCTTTACTTTTGCCATATCGCTTTTCACAGGCGTGCTTGCGGGACTGGCTCCGGCGTTTAAAGCCCGGCAATGGAGTTTATCGGAAGCCCTCAAAGAAGGCGGACGCGGCACAAGTGGCGGACGACACCGCGCGCAAGCGATGCTGGTTGCCGTCGAGATGGCGCTGGCGCTCGTCCTGCTCATCGGCGCGGGGCTGATGATTCGCAGTCTGAATGCGCTCTGGAGTGTCGATCCGGGCTTTCGACCGGACAATGCCTTGACCTTTAATATCAGTCTTCCGCCCTCAATGAGAAGTCTCGCGCCGGAAGCTGCGAGCGCCGCTTTGCGCGACCTCAGTGACCGGATTGCTTCAACGCCGGGAATCAAAGCGGCATCACTCTCGGTGGGCGCTTCTCCCATGCTGAGCGAAGACGACCGCTTCTTCTGGCTCAATGACCAACCCAAGCCTGCCAGCACCAGCGAGATGCATATGACGCTCACCTATCGCGTCGAACCCGGCTATCTGACAGCAATGGGCATTCCGCTTAAACAGGGGCGCTTTTTCACCAATCAGGATGATGAACGCGCGCCGCCCGTGGTGGTGATTGACGAGGTTCTCGCCGCGCAGTATTTCCCCGATGTAAACCCCATCGGTAAGCGCATCAATCTTGGGGATGACCGTGGCGCATTAGAGATTATCGGGGTGGTCGGGCATGTCAAGCAGTGGGGACTTGATGGCGATGACAGAGAGACGCTACAGGCGCAACTCTATGAACCGATGCGGCAATTAATCGGCAGCCCTTCGGAGGTGAGCGTCGTCGTGCGCGCCCAGGGCGTTGACAAAAACCCGACGGCGCTGCTCGATTCAATCCGCCAGGTCGTACAGGCGCAACATAACCAGAACATCATTTTCAGACCGCAGACCTTGAATGAAGTAATTGCTGTGTCGCTTGCCTCGCAACGTTTTTCGATGACCCTGATCAATATCTTTGCCGCCGTGGCATTGCTTTTGGCAAGCATCGGTCTTTACGGGGTCATCTCTTATCTCGTCGGACAGCGCACTCAGGAACTCGGTGTTCGTATGGCGCTCGGCGCACAGCGTCAAAATGTCTTGCGCCTGATTATCAACCACGGCATGAAGGTCGCACTCGGTGGCGTTGCGCTGGGACTCGTGGCGGCGTTTGGCTTGACACAACTCTTGACAGAAATGCTCTACAGAGTGAGCGCCACCGACCCGCTGACCTTCACAAGCATCACGTTGTTGCTCATCGCCGTGGCGCTCTTTGCCTGCTTTATTCCGGCGTGGCGGGCAACCAAAGTCGACCCGATGGTGGCGCTCAGGCACGAATGA
- a CDS encoding PadR family transcriptional regulator: MNRKLYKVERNFMGKGYLSYSATAILQAVANGYQYGFDIMDMTGLPSGTVYPALRRLEDLGLVKSKWEKQSIAQADQRPPRKYYELTRGGEAALAEAVKRYRLLEQTPALKPSKPTSERG; this comes from the coding sequence ATGAATAGAAAGCTATATAAAGTCGAAAGGAACTTTATGGGAAAAGGTTATCTCTCGTATTCGGCAACCGCCATCCTGCAAGCGGTGGCAAATGGCTATCAATACGGATTTGACATTATGGATATGACGGGCTTGCCAAGCGGCACGGTTTACCCGGCGCTCAGGCGGCTTGAAGACTTGGGATTGGTGAAATCCAAGTGGGAAAAGCAGAGCATCGCGCAGGCCGACCAGCGTCCGCCGCGCAAGTATTATGAACTGACGCGCGGCGGTGAAGCGGCACTCGCGGAAGCCGTCAAGCGTTATCGATTACTCGAACAAACCCCAGCCTTAAAACCCAGCAAACCAACTTCTGAACGAGGGTAA